One region of bacterium genomic DNA includes:
- a CDS encoding glycosyltransferase family 2 protein has translation MSRSEPPLRAVVVMPLYNEAPTLAGVLDEVRRHTAARILVVNDGSTDGSAEILAAAERRLPDVRGLTHAQNEGYGQSLIDGFRYAIGGGFDVAVTIDCDRQHEPRLIPDFLAAARRFDIVSGSRYHAEAPGDQDPAPPDRQRLNEEITRIIDELTGYRLTDAWCGFKAYRIAGLARMRLDERSYGMPLQVWLQAARLGLTVTEIPVPRIYKNPERRFWGGLDDPQARRTYYLAIIDREVSRWRTSS, from the coding sequence ATGAGCCGATCGGAGCCGCCCCTGCGGGCCGTGGTCGTCATGCCGCTCTACAACGAGGCGCCGACGCTCGCCGGCGTGCTCGACGAAGTGCGCCGCCACACCGCCGCGCGCATCCTGGTCGTGAACGACGGGTCCACCGACGGCTCGGCGGAAATTCTCGCGGCGGCCGAGCGGCGGCTGCCGGATGTGCGCGGGCTTACACACGCGCAGAACGAGGGGTACGGCCAATCGTTGATCGACGGGTTCCGCTACGCGATCGGCGGCGGGTTCGATGTCGCCGTGACGATCGACTGCGACCGGCAGCACGAGCCGCGGCTCATTCCCGATTTTCTCGCCGCCGCGCGGCGGTTTGACATCGTCTCCGGCAGCCGCTATCATGCCGAAGCGCCGGGCGACCAGGACCCCGCGCCGCCCGACCGGCAGCGTCTCAACGAAGAGATCACCCGCATCATCGACGAGCTGACGGGCTACCGGCTCACCGACGCGTGGTGCGGGTTCAAAGCGTACCGCATCGCCGGGCTGGCGCGGATGCGGCTCGACGAACGCAGCTACGGGATGCCGCTGCAGGTGTGGCTGCAGGCCGCGAGATTGGGCCTCACGGTTACGGAGATCCCGGTGCCGCGCATCTACAAGAACCCGGAGCGCCGGTTCTGGGGCGGTCTCGACGACCCGCAGGCCCGGCGCACGTACTATCTGGCGATCATCGACCGCGAGGTGAGCCGGTGGCGAACGTCCTCGTAA